DNA from Misgurnus anguillicaudatus chromosome 13, ASM2758022v2, whole genome shotgun sequence:
CATTTGGATACACTATGTATATGGGACTGCACTGGTATAAGGGTAAAAACACACAGTCATGTTGAATGTGAATGTGCTCTTCATACAGTGCTCTGACTGGCTGGTGATGAGTGTCAAGAAGATGATCAGTGCAGCGTGAGCAACGTAATAAAACAAATTATCGGCAATTGCTGATTAGGCTACAGTAATTACAGTAATAAGCGCAGCACCCTACATAACCTGATATTACTGTAATagataatctgttaaattgagAAGGTATGGAGCTTAAGCAGAAAATCATTGCACTCATAGCAAATACACTCTGGAAAAAGTTGAATGTAAACACTGATATCAGATACAAGTCATGTCTTAGGTAGATGTAAACAGGCgggacaaaaatattttatattattgacCGGATATGGTAAAATGATCGGATCTGTGGATTAAGACTTGCAGTGTCTGTAAATGCTGCCTAAACTTTTAGATTCAGACATGCAGTTGTGATCTTTGTAAACTTTTAAGTTTCCCCACCCTGTGATGGGGACAAGACCGCCTATGCCGAGtctgagtcaagaccgagtctttgaagggtcgagaccgagtccgttggttttcaaatacagcAGAGTTAACACTTATGTGATTTTagacaatttaaccacaaaaaggcgctaaagtgagcaattttctgtacgtacagacgcacatgcggttgaatgtgtccggtccaactccaatcaaatgCGATTATCCCTTCATATTATGCCAAactttacaagatgtaatataagtcttaggcatgcccagaatgtgtctgtgaagtctCAGCTCATAATACCCCACAGatgatttattatagcatatcCAAATTTGGGTGGGATTAAAAAACGcggttttcatttctttttttatgctCCTCAACCAACAGACAATGAgcgctttcagttaaaatagatctaaTTCCTGTTAATACCATCTGGGACAATAGTAGGCCTATCTTAAGAGACATTGGCACTACAGTATGTTAACAAAAATTTGGTTTGTGGCTGTGGGCAGGGCTTTGttttgtgatgtcacattaacaagagaatcaaacaGCATGTCTAACGAGACTGCTAAGGTAGTTGTTGTGTTCAAACACTGCCCACAAAGCTATGTTCAAataccttgtaaaagtggattttgcataatatgtgcctttTAAAGAAAATTCAGAGTTTTCCATTTGTAAATATGTAAATCACGCTTTATGAAAAGTAGGTTTAGGGCAGGTTTGGTAACCAACTGACAGATTCCTGTCAGCTCATTTATTCCAGAACAAAACCTGTTTAGTGAAGCTGAGCTATTTCATCTTGTTCAGCATCATTAATCTGGACAGTCAACATGCAACAAGGAAGGCTGAGCTTAATTTTCTGtatgttgatatgtttttaaagaaaataatccTTTTCTGTAAATATGAGCAGTGAAATGTACACTTTTGTTAAAGTTTTACttaatttactttatttttcagtgctggtgctactttGTCAGTGTGGTAagatttgtatgtttgtgtaaaaaactattataaaaaaaaatctaaaatatgtaaacattttaattacataCATTTACTAATTTAGCaaaagcttttatccaaagactTACAAATGATATAGCATAACCAGGAAGTTGTCAGTTTATTAAAGGAGTTAAAATAATACATCCTATATTGTAATTGCTTATGTATGTGTATTCAATTAACATATACGTAGCATATTCTGTTTCTTGAATATTGGTGGTTGTAGTACATCtggtggtggtttgttgtaCTTTGTGGTGTCTCTTTAGGTGTCAAAGCTGTAGACCTTACCGCCTGTGAGGGAGAAACTGCTAAATTCACCTGTGGTTAGTTCTCTgtcttttatttagtttttatctaatattatatatgaaatatatacCTGCCTACCAGAGGTTGCTTTAGACTTTTTCTTTGTCATCACCTCCCAGCCTGCTAAACAGCAGCTATGAGACGAGGCATTGTTTTGACAAAGTCGCAATATGTTTCCTGTGGTATCTGGTACTGTAAGATAATTTCCTGAATAAAATAGCACCTCCCCAAAGGACACCGCATGGGGGGTCAACAGCACTACTGTTCAATTTGGTTCATGTTAGGTGAATTTGGAGGCCACGGCATTAACATATTTTTGCCATCAAGTTTTCCGTACCACTCTTTGATGACTCTGCCAGTGTGGCGTGGCGCATTTTCCTGTTGGTAATAATGGCTAACACCAGCAGGGAACACAGTTGCCATGAATGGTCTGAAACGATGTTCAGATACTTGATAGCTGCTGGGTCATTCCACTGAATGGGTAACATTGCTGTCCTCAGGATATTAAAAGTataaaaatgcatgaaaactaactccaaaaaacattttattattaagcaAAGTGTCATGCATGTTTATctaaactaaatattttaaaacattgataaaaactacacagaaaactaaaaaacagcatttttatcTGTCCCTGCTCTCTATCTCTAtactttacctttaaatataaagcaaACAATTCTTTagatatctttattttttgcatttttgtttggGTCCATATCACAtctttgctttaaatattttttaccattaaaaaagtcataatatttttaGTCATGTCCCCAGCAGTGGTGTAGTTCAGtgtatacgcaggtatacggagTATACTCACTGCTTAATTTGATGGCAtagggtatacccacttctactttaaaaaatgggagcataaattaagagtatacccacttctccaggcaccactacaccactggtCCCCAGGATTTCACTCAGTCCTGTTACCCAACACGTTCCCCCCTCTGAAAATTTAGGAATATCCAGCAAGTCACATTTTCAAGAGGAAGTAATATCATCTGGATCTTCTGAAGGTCATGTGAAGATCAAAAGTCACTTTTCTCCTTTtcttttctgtatattttatgatattgaTGCTATATGGCTGTGAATGCCAACCTTAATGTAAAGTCCTGTTACCTATATTATTTCTTTGATGTTAtcagattattttaaaataaaacattttggtaaaTCACTAGAATTTGCTAAGTGTCTTTATGCTATTAGCACACACTGTAAGTCTGGATAAGTTGAGTTTACTGAATGATGGTAACTCGTTGCCCTAAGAAATTTAAGTAATAAATACTTAAAAACTTTAAGTGAAgtttacttaaacatataagttgTTCTAACGACAATTTTAAGTTGCATaaacttaatgttttaatttcttccaatATTCCTGGACTCTTAACCCGGATTAGTTGacatacaataaaatgttctgaacagaGTTCATGTgcggaaacactgatcacctgaatggTGACTTCGCAAAATGATagtttacaacaaaacaacatcaataatataagagacattttattaacaaatatttgagtagtgaaagttcttatcagtttttattctgtgaaaaagacaaaaataatcaaaatattcatgcgcaaaggattatgggtattcatcacaacatgaactaatcgtttaagttcattttacttgaatgttttagtttaatggattttgtaagcttaaaagttaaatcaactaaacgTTTTAAGCTTTGGCATCAAAgcagaaaatattaagtgatgtttacttgattgtttaagtaaagacaatataTGGGTTAACAGTGCATATTTACTATTATAGTGCAGctatatttcatgtatttgcTAAATCTATGCTAAAAACTCAGTCCTGTTACTTTCTGTTATCAAAATGCCTCCATTAAGAAACCATGTTCAAAAATAAACTAGTTACCCGAGATTGACCAATActcattttgaaaagtaaaccatgtgttttattaaatttagtgttaaaatatacaaatatcaACATCAATTTTACAACAAAGTTACAACATGCAAATGGCAACGATTCGGTGGAATGACCCTGCTAGGGATGGCGCCGTTATGATAACGGGGCCTAAAGTGTCCTAAGAAAACATTGCCTATAGGCGTCTCCACCCAACAGGTGCCATAGCCTCTTTTGGTAATTGGCATTTCCAATCTCAACCATCATCAAGATGCACCAGGAGTCTTAAATCGTTAGACAAGACCACTTTACTCCAACCATCCACGGCCTATTTCATGCATTGTTGCTGATGACATGCGCTGTGAATAATGGGCGACAGTCTCTACTCCCCTCTGGCATCAGTAAGCTTCAGATGAATCTGGTTCATCATTtggatttatgcatttggcagaagcttttattcaaagtgacttacaatacCTTACAAGGTGTACATTTCTCATATCAGTATCAGTCACTTGCTTGTCCAGGTAACAGGATACAGCATTATGAATCAGGtgttaaagcattttaaatgaaaacgaGTGGTAAATGTAACACTGTAGCATTGCTGCTTTTGAAATGCTCTTTGTCTTTCTCTTGAGATTTAACATCTCAGGTAATCGCTTGCGACTCAGACACTGCCAGTCTCCATTGTGGtgagtttttttaaaacacagaatttgcatttttgaaacattttatgcaCAATGAGAATGTGtatacagtgtatatatatatatatatatcacaaaaaaactcaaaaaATCATGTggatgtaaatatatatatagatcaGTTGTAATGTTACTTTTCTATCAACAGACCAGGGCCGCATTAAAGTCATTTCAGCCAATTGTGGACGTACAAACAGTGCAACCTGCTCCAGTGGAAAACCAGCCAACCAGATCTCAAATATTCAATGCACCCAGAGTTCATCCCTAAACGTGCTGGCCAGTCGGTAAGAAAAGCGTTATATACATCGATATCATAGGTTAAAGGACGTTAATACgttttcttttattattttttatatttcatgttGTGTGTTGACAGATGTGATGGACGAAAAGATTGTTCCATTCCTGCAAATAGCACAGTTTTTGGTGATCCATGTGGAGGAACTTGCAAATATCTGAATGTGTCCTACATCTGCATACCATCAAGTAAGTTAATATTAACACTATCAAGTATTTAACTGCTTCTGCATTGATAGCTGTTTTTCTCCCTACAGGTGCAATAATACAGAAAAGGATTGTTTGTGAGGCAGGCACAATCAGTATCAGCTGTAGTAAGTTCAAAttgatttgtgtgtgtgtgtgtgtgagtgttcTTTTTTTTGCGTAGCTTATTAGTATAAGCATCTTTTGCTACATAAATCACAAACCCCCTCAAAAAACCCATGtggatgtaaaaaaattatttgttgtcAACAGATAATCGGTTTATTAAGATGCTTTCAGCCAATTATGGGCGAACAAACAGTGCAACCTGCTCTACTGACAGACCAGCTGACCAGGTCTCAAATGTTAAGTGCATTTTAAGTTCAACCCTAGGCGTGCTGGCCAATGGGTAAGAGCAGTGTAAACATTATTAGGGCatcaactgttttttttttttataaataaattgccGTA
Protein-coding regions in this window:
- the LOC141369248 gene encoding L-rhamnose-binding lectin CSL3-like produces the protein MYYIWWWFVVLCGVSLGVKAVDLTACEGETAKFTCDLTSQVIACDSDTASLHCDQGRIKVISANCGRTNSATCSSGKPANQISNIQCTQSSSLNVLASRCDGRKDCSIPANSTVFGDPCGGTCKYLNVSYICIPSSAIIQKRIVCEAGTISISCNNRFIKMLSANYGRTNSATCSTDRPADQVSNVKCILSSTLGVLANGCDGAHVCSISASHTIFGDPCGGTYKYLNVSYICHPNNQFIKVSAANYGRTNITTCSTGKPADQISNVQCFQNSTLSVLTTQCNGKSDCSVLANSTVFGDPCAETYKYLNVSYTCGPDPAT